The nucleotide sequence CCGGTTGGCTGTGGCCTCGTCCCTCCCTCACCACCGCCGAACTGGAGGAGCTCGAGAACTATCTCATCTCCAGTTGGAGCGCCAGTACCACCATCGAAGCCGATCCCTTCGATGACTGGCTGCAAGAGGATGATTCCGCTTTCTTCAACGATCTGTAATTTTGAACGAACTGTAATTTTGTCTGGAACGATGCAAAGACTTCCCCATTCCTCCAAACCTCGATGGCGTCGTCGGGCGGCGATCGCCGTCCTTCTGAGTGCCACTGCCCTCCCGTTCGCAGTCAGTCCAGCGTCAGTGCGCGCCCAACCCCAGTTCGACGGTGCCCGCATGCCGCTGTTGGAAGAACTCGATCTCGCCCCCGAGCAACGGCAACAAATCCGAGCAATTTGGCAGGATGCCCGTGCTGATTTTCTCGATCGCCGAGCGGAACTGCAGGCCGAGCGAGAAACGTTGCAAGGGCTGCTTGCGGGCACGGCTCCCGTGGAAGATATCCGCCCCCAATTCGATCGCGTTCAAACCCTTCGCCAGGAAATGGCGACGCTCTATTTCGAAAATCTCTTGGCGATTCGCGAACTGCTCACCCCCGAACAGCGCACTCTGCTGAGCGATCGCCTTTCCCAGCATCGGGGCAGAGATCGGCGGCGGGGAGGAGGCCATCGCAGCTTTGAGGGCGATCGGTTTGGGCAACCCCCCGGGCTGCAGGACGATGGCGGTGAGTTTTAAGGGGTGAAGGGCAATCCGGCAAACCGATCTGTCGCCTCCACTAAAGCAGACAAAATCCCCGGTTCCGACACCGAATGCCCCGCATCCGGCACCACAATAAACTCTGCTTCCGGCCAAGCCTTGTGCAGTTCCCAAGCCGTTATCGTCGGGCAGACCACATCGTACCGACCCTGCACGATAACCCCCGGAATCTGGCGAATTCGATCGATGTTCTGGAACAACCAATCCTCGCGATCGAAAAAGCCCTGGTTGACAAAATAGTGGCACTCAATCCGCGCAAACGCATCCGCAAAGCCATCGCGCCCAAACTGAGCTGCCACATTGGCATCGGGATACAGCTTGCTGGTGCTGCCCTCCCAAATCGACCAAGCCCGCGCGGCCTCCTGCCGCACCTCGGGATCGACACTCGTCAGTCGTTTGTAATAGGCTGCTACCAAATCCTCCCGCTCCTCCAGCGGAATCGGTTTGAGATAGTCCTCCCACGCCTCTGGAAAAATATGGTTGGTGCCCTCCTGATAAAACCAGCGGATTTCCTGTTGCCGCAGCATAAAAATGCCCCGCAAAATCAGGCCGCAACAGCGATCGGGATGACTCTCCGCATAGGTGAGTGCCAACGTACTGCCCCAACTGCCTCCAAACACCGTCCATTGTTCGATGCCGAGATGCTGGCGCAGGGTTTCGATATCCGCCACCAAGTCCCAAGTGGTGTTGTCGGTCAGTTCGGCATGGGGGGTACTTTTGCCGCAGCCCCGCTGATCGAACAACACAATTCGCCACAGTTCGGGATTGAAGTACTGACGATATTTGGGCAGACTGCCCCCACCGGGACCGCCGTGCAAAAAGACTGCGGGCTTGCCGTTGGGATTGCCGCATTCTTCAAAGTAAATGCGGTGCATGTCAGATACCTGCAGTTTGCCAGCGTTATAGGGCTCGATCGCCGGGTAGAGATTGCGCGCCATTTTGCTAGAGTAACGCGTTCTGTTGCCGACCCGCCTGACGGTTGGCAATCTCGGTCAAGAGTTCCTGCTGTCGGGTGGCATCGGCAATCTTAGTGGCGCTTAACGTCGCTGTTTGCAGATCGCCGCCCTCGAGCGCGGCGAGGGCTATTTGATAGTGGGCTTCATCCACAATGGGTAACGCCTGCGCCTTCCAGAACTCGTTGGAAATAATCTCTACTGCCACGATCGCCGCCTGCCAGTTTTGGCTGTCGAGTTCCTGTTGCGCGGCGCGAACGTAGTTGCGATCGGAGTCCCATTTCCACTGCCAGATCTCGATGGTGCTGCGGGCTAGATCGGCGTCGCCACTGCTGTCTGGAATCGAGGCCAAGAGCGCGATCGCCTCATCCAGCTCGCCCGTCCGGTAGTGTTCTGCAGCGCGGACAAAGCGCGGATCGGAGGATTGACTGCTGGGGAAAGTGGCGATGGTGGAGGTCAGCTCGTTAAGAGTGTTGACGGATGAGCCAGTTGAGGCGATCGCAGGCCCCCGCTCGCTGGAGGGTGCCGAAGTCTGTCGGTAGATTTGATAGGCGGCATAGCTTCCCCCCGCCAGCACGGTTGAGGCAAGTGCGATCGAGGCAAGTAGGAAGGGCGAGCTGGCGATCGCAGGCTGCTTCGATCTGGCATGGGTGGCCCGATCTCGCTCGACCTGAGGGGATTTGAGCGGAGGAGGCACAACAGATGAGCCAACAGGCGGAGTGACAGCCTGCCTGACGGCAGTGTCGCTCGCTTTCATGCCCGCACCAACCGGATCGAACCGCGCTGGCAAGCGGGTGGCTGTATTGTAGAGGGCGCGATCGAGCAGCGCTCCCTCCAGGTTGGCGGTACTCAGATCTGCACCGTTGAGATTGGCCTGCGTCAGGTTGGCTTGCGTCAGGTTGGCCTGCGTTAGCTGGGCATTTTGCAGGTCGGCATGGGAGAGATTGACGCCAATCAGAGAGGTCTGCTCTAACTGGGCACCGCACAATATTGCATGGGCCAGGTTGGCTCCTCTAAAGTTCGCTCGACCCAAGTTGGCACCCGCGAGTCGAGCCCGCTTGAGTTGAATGTGACTTAAGTTCGCACCTCGTAAATCCACTTTAGTCAGGTTGCTTCCCAGCAGGGTGGCATAGCCCAAATTAGCCCCTTTGAGAATGGCGCGGGTGAGGTTAGCCCCCCGGCAATCCACTTTAGTCAGTTCGGCTCCACTCAAGTCAGCCCCGCTTAAATCGACTGGGCCGAGAAAGACTCTTTTCAAGCAAATTCGTTTAAAGTTACGTTCCCCCAAGCGATAGCTCTCCAGCAGGCGATCGCCTTCATTGGCCTGGGGTTTAGCCTGT is from Synechococcus sp. PCC 7336 and encodes:
- a CDS encoding Spy/CpxP family protein refolding chaperone, with protein sequence MQRLPHSSKPRWRRRAAIAVLLSATALPFAVSPASVRAQPQFDGARMPLLEELDLAPEQRQQIRAIWQDARADFLDRRAELQAERETLQGLLAGTAPVEDIRPQFDRVQTLRQEMATLYFENLLAIRELLTPEQRTLLSDRLSQHRGRDRRRGGGHRSFEGDRFGQPPGLQDDGGEF
- the pip gene encoding prolyl aminopeptidase, translated to MARNLYPAIEPYNAGKLQVSDMHRIYFEECGNPNGKPAVFLHGGPGGGSLPKYRQYFNPELWRIVLFDQRGCGKSTPHAELTDNTTWDLVADIETLRQHLGIEQWTVFGGSWGSTLALTYAESHPDRCCGLILRGIFMLRQQEIRWFYQEGTNHIFPEAWEDYLKPIPLEEREDLVAAYYKRLTSVDPEVRQEAARAWSIWEGSTSKLYPDANVAAQFGRDGFADAFARIECHYFVNQGFFDREDWLFQNIDRIRQIPGVIVQGRYDVVCPTITAWELHKAWPEAEFIVVPDAGHSVSEPGILSALVEATDRFAGLPFTP
- a CDS encoding pentapeptide repeat-containing protein — translated: MFHTLPAEELLEQYRLGKRDFSRIDLSRSQLKQVDLSEANFSGANLTHTKFEGVKLSRAIFRGAHLGRATFTAADLASADLRGADLEQMQLQASCLTDANLVRANLNQADLSSSSLCGTNLKQAFLSRADLTDANLQQTNLTLANLSLANLVGADLSAAKLEQTIFSDALYSDATRFPDRFDPVRAGMKQAKPQANEGDRLLESYRLGERNFKRICLKRVFLGPVDLSGADLSGAELTKVDCRGANLTRAILKGANLGYATLLGSNLTKVDLRGANLSHIQLKRARLAGANLGRANFRGANLAHAILCGAQLEQTSLIGVNLSHADLQNAQLTQANLTQANLTQANLNGADLSTANLEGALLDRALYNTATRLPARFDPVGAGMKASDTAVRQAVTPPVGSSVVPPPLKSPQVERDRATHARSKQPAIASSPFLLASIALASTVLAGGSYAAYQIYRQTSAPSSERGPAIASTGSSVNTLNELTSTIATFPSSQSSDPRFVRAAEHYRTGELDEAIALLASIPDSSGDADLARSTIEIWQWKWDSDRNYVRAAQQELDSQNWQAAIVAVEIISNEFWKAQALPIVDEAHYQIALAALEGGDLQTATLSATKIADATRQQELLTEIANRQAGRQQNALL